GAGCTCCCTCTGGGCCATGGCCCAATCACCGCCCAGCCCCTCCCCTTCCCGGAAACGCCTGAAGTCACGGCGGACCAGGCGTGGATAGCGGCGGAAGGTGTCCAGCTCGCCCGCCTTCTTCGCCAGCCAGATGCGCGTGGGGCCGGCATTGTAGGCCATGAGGGCCAGATCCAGCTCCCCGAAGCGATCATGCAGCGTACGCAGGTAGCGGATGCCCAGGCGCACTCCCAGGGCGGGGTCCGCGGCCACCTCCTCGCGCGACAGCCGCAAGCCCTGCTTCTCCGCGAGGAAGTGCAACGTGCTGGGCTTGATCTGCATCAGCCCCCGTGCCCCCTTGTCGGAGACGGCCTCTTCCGTGAAGTCCGACTCCACGTCGATGAGCGCCAGGATGAGCAGCGGATCATACCCCGCCTGGCCGGCCTCCTCGGCGATGGCGTGCACGAGCTGCCGCCGCAGGGTGAGACCCAACTCCG
This Cystobacter fuscus DSM 2262 DNA region includes the following protein-coding sequences:
- a CDS encoding lytic transglycosylase domain-containing protein, whose amino-acid sequence is MPPPSTRQRWAEGLFRGLHALGAGCGKLPLVAGVALVLSARAVPLFTPPEAPLAAESSRFEAAPPDAALIDAVLAKRAPELGLTLRRQLVHAIAEEAGQAGYDPLLILALIDVESDFTEEAVSDKGARGLMQIKPSTLHFLAEKQGLRLSREEVAADPALGVRLGIRYLRTLHDRFGELDLALMAYNAGPTRIWLAKKAGELDTFRRYPRLVRRDFRRFREGEGLGGDWAMAQRELEEPSPEVKGP